From Polyodon spathula isolate WHYD16114869_AA chromosome 24, ASM1765450v1, whole genome shotgun sequence, one genomic window encodes:
- the LOC121298544 gene encoding uncharacterized protein LOC121298544, with translation MQTFTKKRRKERNICVNLSLNKKSNSGRYMEKPEFDFKSCPDCEVWVRKEEDKKQLVMLQPGETEENRGEASSSSSSSTLENLGGPGIADGNQRKTPSLGKTVRFQVPPETVTTAAVGASEGSFFQGYELEDLAVSSLKDFFEFEDWLDITDDKLLRKKVLMPGMGVCSQPISGQEVTVKVQGMLEDGTIIEKDPKLTFVIGDRDVNQALELCAPLMQKDEIALLITSAKYAYGQRGRLNKILSSPWEKHDERAETKNFGKSVARQ, from the exons ATGcagacttttacaaaaaaaagaaggaaagaaagaaacatttGTGTCAACCTTTCTTTGAACAAAAAGAGCAACAGTGGCAGATACATGGAGAAGCCTGAGTTCGATTTCAAGAGCTGTCCAGATTGTGAGGTCTGGGTAAGAAAAGAGGAGGATAAGAAGCAGCTTGTGATGCTTCAGCCTGGAGAGACGGAGGAGAACAGGGGAGaggccagcagcagcagcagcagcagtactcTGGAGAACCTGGGAGGCCCTGGGATAGCGGATGGAAATCAGAGGAAGACTCCCAGTTTGGGGAAGACTGTTCGATTCCAGGTGCCTCCAGAGACAGTCACCACGGCAGCTGTGGGGGCCTCTGAGGGCAGCTTTTTCCAGGGGTATGAGCTGGAGGATCTGGCTGTCTCCAGTTTGAAGGATTTCTTTGAATTCGAGGACTGGCTGGATATAACAG ATGACAAGTTGCTGAGAAAGAAGGTTCTGATGCCGGGGATGGGGGTGTGTTCCCAGCCGATATCAGGTCAGGAGGTCACAGTGAAGGTACAGGGGATGCTGGAGGATGGGACCATCATAGAGAAAGACCCCAAGCTGACATTTGTCATCGGAGACAGGGATGTGAATCAG GCTCTGGAGCTGTGCGCCCCTTTGATGCAGAAGGATGAGATTGCTTTGCTCATCACCAGTGCAAAGTATGCCTACGGCCAGCGAGGCAG GCTCAACAAAATTCTATCATCCCCCTGGGAGAAACATGACGAGAGGGCAGAAACAAAAAACTTTGGGAAGTCTGTTGCTAGGCAATGA